From Aphelocoma coerulescens isolate FSJ_1873_10779 chromosome 15, UR_Acoe_1.0, whole genome shotgun sequence, one genomic window encodes:
- the SNRNP35 gene encoding U11/U12 small nuclear ribonucleoprotein 35 kDa protein, with the protein MADWAPIAKEYDPLKAGSIDGTDEEPHDRAIWRAMLARYVPNKGVTGDPHLTLFVARLNLQTTEEKLREVFSRYGDIRKIRLVRDLVTGFSKGYAFIEYKEERALLKAHRDANRLVIDQHEIFVDFELERTLKGWIPRRLGGGFGGKKESGQLRFGGRDRPFRKPINLPNMKNDFYGEGSSEKRNWSREGTRDWRTRDRDHERGRDKRWPERERSWAWGDSERDSKEERSRGRERKDRDRKDRDRDRSRERDTKKQRDDDKHR; encoded by the coding sequence ATGGCTGACTGGGCCCCCATAGCGAAGGAGTATGATCCCCTCAAGGCCGGCAGCATCGATGGCACAGATGAGGAGCCCCACGACCGGGCCATATGGCGGGCAATGCTGGCACGGTACGTACCCAACAAGGGCGTCACGGGAGATCCTCACCTCACCCTCTTCGTGGCGAGGCTCAATCTTCAGACCACAGAAGAGAAGTTAAGGGAGGTTTTTTCTCGCTATGGAGACATCAGAAAGATCCGTCTGGTTCGAGACCTGGTCACGGGATTTTCCAAGGGTTATGCATTTATTGAGTATAAAGAGGAGCGTGCACTCTTGAAGGCCCACAGAGATGCCAACAGGCTGGTCATTGACCAGCATGAGATCTTTGTAGACTTTGAACTGGAAAGAACTCTCAAAGGATGGATTCCCCGGAGGCTTGGAGGTGGGTTTGGAGGCAAAAAAGAATCCGGGCAGCTGCGGTTCGGAGGACGGGACAGACCTTTCCGAAAGCCCATCAATTTGCCAAACATGAAAAATGATTTCTATGGAGAAGGATCATCAGAGAAAAGAAACTGGTCTCGTGAGGGAACAAGAGACTGGAGAACGAGGGACCGGGACCACGAGAGGGGCAGGGACAAACGCTGGCCAGAAAGGGAGCGGTCATGGGCTTGGGGTGACAGTGAGAGAGACTCCaaagaggagaggagcagggggagggagaggaaggacagagacaggaaggacagggatagAGAccggagcagggagagggataCCAAGAAGCAAAGAGATGATGATAAGCACCGATAG